The proteins below are encoded in one region of Rickettsiales bacterium Ac37b:
- the traD gene encoding DNA transport protein TraD, whose amino-acid sequence MSDFIRGGQVTFHKFRMLMQVSRVLTRISLALIISSFVYCYYKDLNHNEWRIGFAWIKRDLFKTSSIDSSFTYISKYGYQKTTTLHNLDFDPYVLEVVRKFELTFGKSLMLSLIMVLVVIGGAIGFFWFKGKHLRNVNKQRGIFPLKPKELKKKLLVHNKLFKRYIPYNLADYPYPVSGNKESWCSGEQSHTLIIGSSGAGKTTIIRDLVYQLHKRKQKAIILDMKGDFIKNFYVEKRGDVILNPLDQRGRNWSIFNETNPLKGFSTIAKSLLPKESKSDPIWIEAARGVVAELASLYFNENLSMSEFADKILKTELSTLSTLLEKTPASKIINEDIEKAALSVLMVLSTYLRPLKLYRKSDNCFSITEWINDSSQNNFLFISSKSDVKEDLNPLISSQVGIAINAVRALKESSNTPKIWFIIDELAYFDQGIAGLQEGLASARSYGGCFVLGTQDIEMIEKIYSKEVAASIANNCSNKIFMKVAGKHSAEWCSSALGEGEIEEWNEGYSYGSHEMRDGISVNKRQTVRKVVLPSELMSLKSGEGYISFSGFEPAKFKFRNAIFENIASSYNENSELMELFKQELIEAAQKRKEIEVELNAQEKKGNNEKQIKLSEIKKDINKEKKQSKILENNWD is encoded by the coding sequence GTGAGTGATTTTATCCGTGGAGGACAGGTAACTTTCCATAAGTTTCGGATGCTTATGCAGGTAAGTAGGGTACTTACTAGAATAAGTCTTGCTTTAATAATTTCATCATTTGTTTACTGTTATTATAAGGATTTGAACCATAATGAATGGAGAATAGGCTTTGCATGGATAAAAAGAGATCTTTTTAAAACTAGCAGCATTGATAGTAGTTTTACATATATTAGTAAATATGGGTATCAGAAGACTACTACTCTACATAATCTTGATTTTGATCCTTATGTACTTGAAGTAGTTCGTAAATTCGAGCTTACCTTTGGTAAATCGCTAATGCTTTCTTTGATTATGGTATTAGTAGTTATTGGAGGTGCCATAGGTTTCTTTTGGTTTAAGGGAAAGCATTTGAGAAATGTGAATAAGCAAAGAGGAATCTTTCCCTTAAAACCTAAAGAGCTTAAAAAAAAGCTCCTAGTCCATAATAAATTATTTAAGCGTTATATTCCATATAATCTTGCAGATTATCCCTATCCTGTTAGTGGAAATAAAGAATCATGGTGTTCCGGAGAACAGTCTCATACGTTAATTATTGGTTCCTCTGGAGCAGGTAAAACTACTATTATAAGAGATCTTGTCTATCAGCTACATAAAAGAAAACAAAAAGCTATTATTCTTGATATGAAGGGGGATTTTATCAAAAACTTTTATGTAGAAAAAAGAGGTGATGTTATCCTAAACCCACTTGATCAAAGAGGAAGAAACTGGTCGATATTTAATGAGACTAATCCATTAAAAGGATTTTCAACTATTGCTAAATCGTTACTACCTAAAGAATCTAAAAGTGATCCTATTTGGATTGAAGCAGCAAGGGGAGTAGTTGCCGAACTTGCTAGCCTATATTTTAATGAGAACTTATCAATGTCTGAGTTTGCTGATAAGATATTAAAGACTGAGCTTAGTACTCTATCTACGTTACTTGAGAAAACTCCAGCTTCTAAGATTATCAATGAAGATATTGAAAAAGCTGCCTTATCAGTACTTATGGTATTAAGTACTTATTTAAGACCACTTAAACTTTATAGGAAATCAGATAATTGCTTCTCTATTACTGAGTGGATAAATGACTCAAGTCAAAATAATTTTTTATTTATCAGCTCAAAGTCTGATGTAAAAGAAGATCTTAATCCATTAATATCTTCTCAAGTTGGAATAGCCATTAATGCTGTAAGAGCCTTAAAAGAATCAAGTAATACACCAAAGATCTGGTTTATTATAGATGAGCTTGCATATTTTGATCAAGGCATAGCAGGTCTTCAAGAAGGCCTTGCAAGTGCTAGGTCATATGGAGGATGCTTTGTACTGGGTACTCAAGATATAGAGATGATTGAGAAAATATATTCGAAAGAAGTAGCAGCATCAATTGCAAATAACTGTAGTAATAAGATATTTATGAAAGTAGCAGGAAAACATAGCGCAGAATGGTGTTCTAGTGCCTTGGGTGAAGGTGAGATAGAAGAATGGAATGAAGGATATTCTTATGGTTCTCATGAGATGCGAGATGGGATATCGGTTAATAAGAGGCAGACTGTACGTAAGGTGGTACTACCATCCGAGCTAATGTCGCTTAAATCTGGAGAAGGATATATAAGTTTTTCTGGATTTGAGCCGGCTAAATTTAAGTTTAGGAATGCTATATTTGAGAATATTGCTAGTAGTTATAATGAAAATAGTGAGTTAATGGAACTCTTTAAACAAGAACTTATTGAGGCAGCTCAAAAGAGAAAAGAGATTGAGGTTGAGCTAAATGCTCAAGAAAAAAAGGGTAATAATGAAAAGCAAATAAAACTTTCAGAAATTAAAAAAGATATTAATAAAGAGAAAAAACAATCTAAAATACTTGAAAATAATTGGGATTAA
- a CDS encoding conjugal transfer mating pair stabilization protein TraG, producing the protein MNEFDIYTLGSGYYLEKILNAIRIIIQNPDKNSFTSIMKFSSIGAIVVLAVRAGLNNDFKSAVKWFIGVTVLLSLFLTTKAKVHIHDMLPNSYGIVQAPRTVDDVPWGLALLGSTTSQIGNYLAEKFDMAFAGTFVNSSYQETGMLFGSKIVEDISKLRIDDANLKSFVSNFYKRCMAPDLRMGYNRKNGYVIKDLVDTDDILTLLKKRSSNARMINFDIKANSPVNDSNSTSKNDNVKESYISCNKAANYIAGKLTEEVNKRESVLAKRFTSYFFADKQEIDANKVFASILTNSYGLFLKKDSKDAKDTLLQNIMINSIGDNAASYNKSFSRAATEATTSSAYYAISQMAQKFVPIYRAVLECILYGIFPLILILMVTPIGLEVLKNYGFGFIYLQMWQPMYAILFCIAGAWGKYYASGIDSLTFANQLKIAHINSEISAVAGYMLALIPILSVFVTKGMVSGMGNLASSVFYIPQTAAVNNAEQAIKGNYQVGTTQIDTHSYNNTSSNKYDDNYSWMSGMKSFAMQSGAQEKMFADGRTGIDSTGALSNLGGLIKIDWQKMMGNRYDQSISDHMSNASRYASSSVESATSGYSKLFGFDQHYSQGSNTHQNLMKGFSQEDRQSINEARDYVESFAKELKLDRMDALRLAFGTKGLPASIEASTLGQKSMSNNESLKSSSTNQLANSLSKVENIVLSNQYQSNDSVSSSMLDNVRSDFNEARAASFEASKSMDHVHSLQQSKSNFEQNSASISQDYNNKFAEDKIKEYGAGATEQMIRDNPDRTYQEASKWLDNRLALNSNILQKDFTDSNEIMLSSKQVKDRHYAQKEELKIYNQNNIREVENVSPKNFNNNIKKKTENTDLKQEVLSLQTATDHTFAHKEKTLSIINESLKQNVKEKNNDSASKTVYDAVSRPDQIKLNINNKK; encoded by the coding sequence ATGAATGAATTTGATATATATACTCTTGGCTCTGGATATTACTTAGAAAAAATCTTAAATGCTATTCGTATCATTATACAAAATCCAGATAAGAATAGTTTTACTTCAATAATGAAGTTTTCCTCAATAGGTGCAATAGTTGTACTTGCTGTTAGGGCTGGTTTAAATAATGATTTTAAATCAGCAGTAAAATGGTTCATAGGTGTTACTGTACTCCTCAGTTTATTTTTAACAACTAAAGCCAAAGTACATATCCATGATATGTTACCGAACTCTTATGGTATTGTACAAGCACCAAGGACAGTAGATGATGTGCCATGGGGTCTGGCGTTACTTGGCTCTACTACTTCTCAAATAGGTAATTATTTAGCAGAGAAGTTTGATATGGCATTTGCTGGAACATTTGTAAATTCAAGTTACCAAGAAACAGGAATGCTATTTGGTAGTAAGATTGTAGAGGATATTAGTAAGCTTAGGATTGATGATGCTAACTTAAAGAGTTTTGTATCTAATTTTTACAAAAGATGTATGGCCCCTGATTTACGCATGGGTTATAACCGCAAAAATGGATATGTAATAAAAGACTTAGTTGATACAGATGACATTCTAACTCTTTTAAAAAAACGCTCTTCAAACGCAAGGATGATTAATTTTGATATTAAGGCAAATTCACCAGTTAATGATAGCAACTCTACAAGTAAAAATGATAACGTTAAAGAAAGCTATATATCCTGTAATAAAGCAGCTAATTACATCGCAGGCAAATTAACCGAAGAGGTAAATAAGAGAGAATCAGTACTTGCTAAAAGATTTACCTCTTATTTTTTTGCAGACAAGCAAGAGATAGATGCAAATAAAGTATTTGCAAGTATTTTAACTAATAGCTATGGACTCTTTCTAAAAAAAGATAGCAAAGATGCTAAAGATACATTGCTACAAAACATTATGATTAACTCAATTGGAGATAATGCAGCTAGTTATAACAAGTCATTTAGTAGAGCAGCAACAGAAGCAACAACTAGTTCAGCTTATTATGCTATATCACAAATGGCACAGAAGTTTGTTCCAATTTATCGGGCAGTATTAGAATGTATATTATATGGGATATTTCCGCTAATACTTATTTTAATGGTAACGCCAATAGGTCTTGAGGTGTTGAAGAACTATGGATTTGGTTTTATCTATCTACAGATGTGGCAGCCAATGTATGCAATATTATTTTGTATAGCAGGGGCTTGGGGTAAATATTATGCAAGTGGTATAGATAGTTTAACTTTCGCTAATCAGCTAAAGATAGCGCATATTAATAGTGAGATATCAGCAGTAGCTGGCTACATGCTGGCACTTATTCCGATACTATCAGTATTTGTAACTAAGGGTATGGTATCAGGTATGGGTAACTTAGCAAGCTCAGTATTTTATATTCCACAAACAGCAGCAGTAAATAATGCAGAACAAGCCATTAAAGGTAATTATCAAGTTGGTACCACTCAAATTGATACTCATAGCTATAACAATACAAGCAGTAATAAATATGATGATAACTATTCGTGGATGAGTGGCATGAAGTCATTTGCGATGCAAAGTGGTGCTCAGGAGAAGATGTTTGCTGATGGAAGAACAGGTATTGACAGTACTGGAGCACTGAGTAACTTAGGTGGACTGATTAAGATAGACTGGCAGAAAATGATGGGTAATAGGTATGATCAAAGCATAAGCGATCATATGAGTAATGCAAGTAGATATGCAAGTTCGTCAGTAGAGAGTGCAACATCAGGTTACTCAAAGCTATTTGGGTTTGATCAGCATTATAGTCAAGGTAGTAATACGCACCAAAACTTGATGAAAGGCTTCAGTCAAGAGGACAGACAGTCCATCAATGAAGCCAGAGATTATGTAGAAAGCTTTGCTAAGGAGCTAAAACTGGATAGAATGGATGCTTTAAGGTTAGCCTTTGGTACCAAAGGACTTCCAGCATCTATTGAAGCAAGTACTCTGGGTCAAAAGAGTATGTCAAATAATGAATCTCTCAAATCAAGTAGTACTAATCAATTAGCTAACTCTCTAAGTAAAGTTGAAAATATTGTATTATCTAATCAATACCAATCAAATGATAGTGTGAGTAGTAGTATGCTAGATAATGTTAGAAGTGATTTTAATGAGGCTAGAGCTGCTAGCTTTGAAGCATCTAAATCTATGGATCATGTTCACAGTTTACAGCAATCAAAAAGCAACTTTGAGCAAAATAGTGCAAGTATTAGCCAAGATTATAATAATAAATTTGCTGAAGATAAAATCAAAGAATATGGAGCTGGAGCTACAGAACAGATGATACGTGATAATCCTGATAGAACTTATCAAGAAGCAAGTAAGTGGCTTGATAATAGATTAGCTCTTAATAGTAATATCTTACAAAAAGACTTTACAGATAGTAATGAGATTATGCTATCCTCTAAACAAGTTAAAGATCGTCATTATGCACAAAAAGAAGAATTAAAAATTTATAATCAAAATAATATCAGAGAAGTTGAGAATGTATCTCCAAAGAATTTTAACAATAATATAAAAAAGAAGACAGAAAATACTGATTTAAAGCAAGAAGTATTAAGTTTGCAAACAGCAACCGACCACACATTTGCACATAAAGAAAAAACTTTATCTATAATAAATGAATCTTTAAAGCAAAATGTAAAAGAAAAGAACAATGATTCTGCTTCAAAAACTGTATATGATGCGGTATCTAGACCAGATCAAATAAAGCTGAATATAAATAATAAAAAATAA
- a CDS encoding conjugal transfer pilus assembly protein TraH, translating to MISCLRNILLFMLVTNSAVASVSEDLAGIWSSLGAETVTNEAHYYKGQKGGHYTLGSMYFARQKRNRPIISVNPPEIDLDKSCYSQGVLNFGGISFISGDELKSKITNIAKGVGLSYAYLGLNAVSPVLGEVVQEVYSKLQELGGFLADECQVAKQIVSFAGDKPAQFAEKAKDIVSRFKLSSGKTEDLSGSYSKFPKGKDSALKGAAEKDERLILEDVNLAWRAIDKLKITSNELKEMMMTISGTVIIKSSGTDKSMPKVQYISSTVTSPSVLEALLKGNKDMKLISCSDTIKCLDVVEKNVHITEDKSFERKVTDYLDLIKKALIEDSELEASAQKFLANAGLPAYAIYDVLYQFTQGNPEYEQGIFVEVIAWNILYNYLADMLREVNEAANNLELAASSELKEFRDSIKSAQQLLNNHEQKDLSRYKLQLFLVKRAENMEHAMADEMSEIISYARSN from the coding sequence GTGATTAGTTGCTTAAGAAATATTCTTTTATTTATGTTAGTTACAAATAGTGCTGTAGCATCTGTTAGTGAGGATTTAGCAGGTATTTGGAGTTCACTTGGTGCAGAGACAGTTACCAATGAAGCTCATTATTATAAGGGCCAAAAGGGAGGACACTACACACTTGGCTCAATGTATTTTGCAAGACAAAAAAGAAATAGGCCAATTATCAGTGTTAATCCTCCAGAAATAGATTTAGATAAAAGCTGTTATAGCCAAGGAGTATTAAACTTTGGAGGGATATCATTTATCTCAGGTGATGAGCTAAAGAGTAAGATTACTAATATAGCAAAGGGTGTTGGGTTATCCTATGCTTATTTAGGTCTAAATGCAGTTAGTCCAGTGCTTGGTGAAGTAGTACAAGAAGTATATAGTAAATTACAGGAGCTTGGAGGATTTTTAGCAGATGAGTGTCAGGTTGCAAAACAGATTGTTAGTTTTGCAGGAGATAAGCCTGCTCAATTTGCTGAAAAAGCTAAAGATATTGTTTCTCGGTTTAAGTTATCTAGCGGTAAAACAGAAGATCTATCTGGAAGTTACAGCAAGTTCCCAAAAGGTAAAGATAGTGCACTAAAAGGAGCTGCAGAAAAAGATGAGAGATTAATATTAGAGGATGTTAATCTAGCCTGGAGAGCAATTGATAAACTGAAAATAACATCTAATGAACTCAAAGAAATGATGATGACCATAAGTGGTACAGTAATCATTAAATCTTCAGGTACTGATAAATCTATGCCCAAGGTACAATATATTTCATCTACGGTAACAAGTCCTAGTGTTCTTGAAGCTTTACTTAAAGGCAATAAGGATATGAAGCTGATCAGCTGTAGTGACACTATAAAATGCTTAGATGTGGTAGAAAAGAATGTTCATATAACAGAAGATAAAAGCTTTGAGCGTAAAGTAACAGACTATTTAGATTTAATAAAGAAAGCCTTAATTGAAGATAGTGAACTTGAAGCTTCTGCTCAAAAGTTTTTAGCAAATGCAGGTCTTCCTGCTTATGCTATATATGATGTACTTTATCAATTTACGCAAGGTAACCCAGAATATGAACAAGGTATATTTGTAGAAGTTATTGCTTGGAATATCTTATATAATTACTTGGCGGACATGCTAAGAGAAGTAAATGAGGCAGCAAATAACCTTGAGCTAGCTGCAAGTAGTGAATTAAAAGAATTTAGAGATTCCATAAAATCAGCCCAGCAATTACTAAATAATCACGAACAAAAAGACCTATCCAGATATAAGTTACAGCTATTCTTAGTAAAAAGGGCTGAGAATATGGAACATGCAATGGCAGATGAGATGTCAGAAATCATATCTTATGCAAGGAGTAATTAA
- a CDS encoding conjugal pilus assembly protein TraF, whose translation MIWAFIYFFSFFLFQLEMVHAFKFTPEICEKYGLGKNWYCENNKQVKPDEPTLEDIMSSSSPAEQKAAELKELWDTNLKRATITGSKEDLEGFLKVHNFIVDKGIDFSRNVQRIIDTSPVYANNESYYKNVVESKLREDSYEHLLYGASSRYGLVFIYDVSCPYCARQLPILMDFKSKYNFKILGITTGDGIFKGLDENKIDENIANDSLVEAYPTIILIDRLNPAKIFISKGLITLDKLEEKIARRIEDREVSSD comes from the coding sequence ATGATCTGGGCTTTTATATATTTCTTTTCCTTTTTTCTTTTTCAACTTGAAATGGTACACGCATTTAAATTTACGCCTGAAATATGTGAGAAATACGGACTTGGTAAAAACTGGTATTGTGAGAATAATAAGCAAGTTAAACCAGATGAGCCAACTTTAGAAGATATAATGAGTTCAAGCAGTCCTGCTGAACAAAAAGCTGCAGAATTAAAAGAGTTATGGGATACTAATTTAAAGCGTGCAACAATTACAGGTAGTAAAGAAGATTTGGAAGGGTTTTTAAAAGTTCATAACTTTATAGTAGATAAGGGGATAGACTTTTCAAGGAATGTACAACGTATTATAGACACCTCGCCTGTTTATGCAAATAATGAGAGCTACTATAAAAATGTAGTTGAGTCAAAACTAAGGGAAGATAGTTATGAGCACCTACTATACGGGGCAAGTAGTAGATACGGACTTGTCTTTATTTATGACGTTTCCTGCCCATATTGTGCTCGTCAATTACCAATATTGATGGATTTTAAGTCAAAATATAACTTTAAGATTCTCGGTATAACAACGGGGGATGGAATTTTTAAAGGATTAGATGAGAATAAGATAGATGAAAATATTGCAAATGATTCTTTAGTTGAAGCATATCCAACTATTATATTAATAGATCGGTTAAACCCTGCAAAGATATTTATCTCTAAAGGATTAATTACACTTGATAAGCTTGAGGAGAAAATCGCAAGAAGGATAGAAGATAGAGAGGTAAGTAGTGATTAG
- a CDS encoding conjugal transfer mating pair stabilization protein TraN codes for MRLYIIILLLLSSSVFAFEAENCKALTEKVCTDYSKKQVDGFNVTKCWKYEQREICEGKEQNYCKIFEDNRGCDEISGTCLEKEQLGICKIFSKRFACGDKLEAKEETKHVRTDYNILRDEKDLSNCSDREINKNCEVAKEICIEGASTRNINGKDVYKDCWKWEKKYICNTGSYIDECKELAADNNCHQISKECLHLNVKSKECDHYEIKYQCNEELKSNKECVASKYCIGDRCKTSPRSQHNDFAYSISYLSILASLKSNELEGCKCPNNKQNCNPNEIDTSSCKFFTGDKNRCRKYTGEFNCCSDKGFIRQLVKCDQGEKDLFTKKKSKLCHFVGSWKGKGVNFYKKKQSYCCFKSKLSKIIQVEGRKQLNIGWGSKKNPDCRPLTLAELRRIDFSKIDFSELFGDLEEQAKSKVKETADKMRDSIKSPSSSNMQQMVNKKIQNFYKNGGGK; via the coding sequence ATGCGATTATATATAATAATACTCCTCCTCCTTAGTTCTTCTGTTTTTGCCTTTGAGGCAGAAAATTGTAAAGCTTTAACTGAGAAAGTCTGTACAGATTATTCCAAGAAACAAGTCGATGGTTTTAATGTAACCAAATGCTGGAAATATGAGCAAAGAGAAATATGCGAAGGTAAGGAACAAAATTATTGTAAGATTTTTGAAGATAACAGAGGCTGCGATGAAATAAGTGGAACTTGTTTAGAAAAAGAGCAACTTGGAATCTGTAAGATATTTAGTAAAAGATTTGCGTGTGGTGATAAGCTAGAAGCTAAAGAAGAAACAAAGCATGTTAGAACCGACTATAATATTTTACGAGATGAGAAAGATCTATCAAACTGCAGCGATCGGGAGATTAATAAAAATTGTGAAGTAGCAAAAGAGATATGTATAGAAGGTGCGTCTACTAGAAACATAAATGGTAAAGATGTTTATAAGGATTGTTGGAAGTGGGAGAAAAAATATATATGTAATACGGGTAGTTATATCGATGAATGCAAGGAATTAGCGGCTGATAATAATTGCCATCAAATATCAAAAGAATGTCTACACTTAAATGTTAAGAGTAAAGAGTGTGATCACTATGAGATAAAATATCAGTGTAATGAAGAACTTAAAAGTAATAAAGAATGTGTAGCAAGCAAATATTGTATAGGTGATAGGTGTAAAACGAGTCCAAGATCACAGCATAATGATTTTGCTTACAGTATAAGTTATTTAAGTATTCTAGCCTCACTTAAATCAAATGAGCTTGAAGGCTGTAAATGTCCAAATAATAAGCAAAACTGTAATCCAAATGAAATAGATACTAGTAGCTGTAAGTTTTTTACAGGAGATAAAAATCGGTGTCGTAAGTATACAGGTGAGTTTAACTGCTGCAGTGATAAAGGTTTTATACGTCAGTTAGTTAAATGTGATCAAGGCGAGAAGGATTTATTTACAAAGAAGAAGTCAAAACTATGTCATTTTGTCGGAAGCTGGAAAGGAAAAGGAGTAAATTTCTATAAGAAAAAGCAATCATATTGTTGTTTCAAGAGTAAGTTATCAAAGATTATTCAAGTTGAAGGTAGAAAACAGCTTAATATAGGTTGGGGTAGTAAAAAGAATCCAGATTGTCGTCCATTAACACTTGCAGAGTTAAGACGTATAGATTTTAGCAAAATAGATTTCAGTGAATTGTTTGGTGATTTAGAGGAACAAGCTAAATCTAAAGTAAAAGAAACAGCTGATAAGATGCGGGATAGCATAAAGAGTCCAAGTAGTTCTAATATGCAGCAGATGGTAAATAAAAAGATCCAAAACTTTTATAAAAATGGGGGTGGTAAGTGA